In a single window of the Pseudomonas oryzihabitans genome:
- the metH gene encoding methionine synthase has translation MPMTDRTARLAALRQALAQRILILDGGMGTMIQSYRLEEADYRGERFADWPSDVKGNNDLLLLTQPKIIAEIEKAYLDAGADILETNTFNATRVSQADYGMEEITYELNLAGARVAREVADAKTLETPERPRFVAGVLGPTSRTCSISPDVNNPGYRNVTFDELVENYTEATRGLIEGGADLILIETIFDTLNAKAAIFAVQGVFEEVGIELPIMISGTITDASGRTLSGQTTEAFWNSVRHAQPISVGLNCALGAKELRPYVEELATKADTFVSAHPNAGLPNAFGEYDESPEQMAAVVEEFAASGLLNIVGGCCGTTPAHIQAIAEAVGRHAPRQLPEIPKACRLSGLEPFTISRESLFVNVGERTNITGSAKFARLIREENYAEALEVAQQQVEAGAQVIDINMDEGMLDSKAAMVTFLNLIASEPDISRVPIMIDSSKWEVIEAGLKCIQGKGIVNSISMKEGVEAFIHHAKLCKRYGAAVVVMAFDEDGQADTEARKNEICARSYDILVNQVGFPPEDIIFDPNIFAVATGIEEHNNYAVDFINACAYIRDNLPYALTSGGVSNVSFSFRGNNPVREAIHSVFLYHAIQNGLTMGIVNAGQLEIYDEIPAALRKRVEDVVLNRTPAGTDALLAIADDYRGGGAVKEAETEEWRGLPVGKRLEHALVKGITTYIVEDTEECRQQCARPIEVIEGPLMSGMNVVGDLFGSGKMFLPQVVKSARVMKQAVAHLIPFIEAEKGDKPEAKGKILMATVKGDVHDIGKNIVGVVLGCNGYDIVDLGVMVPAEKILQTAIAEKCDIIGLSGLITPSLDEMVHVAKEMQRQGFTLPLMIGGATTSKAHTAVKIEPQYKNDAVVYVTDASRAVGVATQLLSKELKAGFVERTRADYVEVRERTANRSARTERLSYEKAVANKPAFNWLGYKAPKPTFTGARVLEDIDLAVLAEYIDWTPFFISWDLAGKYPRILTDEVVGEAATALFHDAQAMLSKLIDEKLIKARAVFGFWPANQVRDDDLEVYGEDGQPLATLHHLRQQTIKPQGKPNLSLADFVAPRESGVTDYMGGFIVTAGIGAEELAKDYERKGDDYNSIMVKALADRLAEACAEWLHEQVRKEHWGYAADETLDNEALIREQYKGIRPAPGYPACPDHTEKATLFKLLDPEASFNEAGRSGVFLTEHYAMFPAAAVSGWYFAHPEAQYFAVGKIDRDQVGSYTERKGQELAVTERWLAPNLGYDN, from the coding sequence ATGCCCATGACCGATCGCACCGCTCGCCTCGCCGCCCTTCGCCAAGCCCTCGCGCAGCGCATTCTCATCCTCGACGGCGGCATGGGTACCATGATCCAGAGCTATCGGCTGGAGGAAGCGGACTACCGGGGCGAACGCTTCGCCGACTGGCCGAGTGACGTCAAGGGCAACAATGACCTGCTGCTGCTGACCCAGCCGAAGATCATCGCCGAGATCGAAAAGGCCTACCTGGATGCCGGTGCGGACATCCTGGAAACCAACACCTTCAATGCCACTCGGGTCTCCCAGGCCGATTACGGTATGGAAGAGATCACCTATGAGCTGAACCTGGCCGGTGCCCGGGTCGCCCGTGAGGTAGCCGATGCCAAGACCCTGGAGACACCGGAACGTCCGCGCTTCGTCGCCGGCGTGCTCGGCCCCACCAGCCGTACCTGCTCCATTTCCCCGGACGTCAACAACCCCGGCTATCGCAACGTCACCTTCGACGAACTGGTGGAGAACTACACCGAGGCCACCCGCGGCCTGATCGAAGGCGGCGCCGATCTCATCCTGATCGAGACCATCTTCGATACCCTGAATGCCAAGGCGGCGATCTTCGCCGTCCAGGGGGTGTTCGAGGAGGTCGGCATCGAGCTGCCGATCATGATCTCCGGCACCATCACCGACGCCTCCGGCCGCACCCTGTCCGGCCAGACCACCGAAGCCTTCTGGAACTCGGTGCGCCACGCCCAGCCGATTTCGGTCGGCCTCAATTGCGCCCTGGGCGCCAAAGAACTGCGGCCCTACGTCGAGGAACTGGCGACCAAGGCCGATACCTTCGTCTCGGCCCACCCCAACGCCGGCCTGCCCAACGCCTTCGGTGAATACGACGAAAGCCCCGAGCAGATGGCCGCAGTGGTCGAGGAATTCGCCGCCAGCGGCTTGCTCAACATCGTCGGCGGCTGCTGCGGCACCACCCCGGCGCATATCCAGGCCATCGCCGAGGCCGTTGGCAGGCATGCGCCGCGCCAGTTGCCGGAGATTCCCAAGGCCTGCCGCCTCTCCGGCCTGGAACCCTTCACCATCAGCCGCGAGTCGCTGTTCGTCAACGTTGGCGAGCGCACCAACATCACCGGCTCGGCCAAGTTCGCCCGGCTGATCCGCGAAGAAAACTATGCCGAGGCCCTGGAAGTGGCCCAGCAACAGGTGGAGGCCGGCGCCCAGGTCATCGACATCAACATGGACGAGGGCATGCTGGACTCGAAGGCGGCCATGGTCACCTTCCTCAACCTGATCGCTTCCGAGCCGGACATCTCCCGCGTGCCGATCATGATCGACTCCTCCAAGTGGGAGGTGATCGAGGCCGGCCTCAAGTGCATCCAGGGCAAGGGTATCGTCAACTCCATCTCCATGAAGGAAGGCGTCGAGGCCTTCATCCACCACGCCAAGCTATGCAAGAGATATGGCGCTGCGGTGGTGGTCATGGCCTTCGACGAAGACGGCCAGGCCGACACCGAGGCGCGCAAGAACGAAATCTGCGCCCGCTCCTACGACATCCTGGTCAACCAGGTGGGCTTCCCGCCCGAAGACATCATCTTCGACCCCAACATCTTCGCGGTGGCGACCGGGATCGAGGAGCACAACAACTACGCCGTCGACTTCATCAACGCCTGCGCCTATATCCGCGACAACCTGCCCTACGCCCTCACCTCCGGCGGCGTGTCCAACGTCTCCTTCTCCTTCCGCGGCAACAACCCGGTGCGCGAGGCCATCCACTCGGTCTTCCTCTACCATGCCATCCAGAACGGCCTGACCATGGGCATCGTCAACGCCGGCCAGCTGGAGATCTACGATGAGATTCCGGCCGCCCTACGCAAGCGGGTCGAGGACGTGGTGCTCAACCGTACCCCGGCAGGCACCGACGCCCTGCTGGCCATCGCCGACGACTACCGGGGCGGCGGCGCGGTCAAGGAAGCCGAGACCGAGGAATGGCGCGGCCTGCCGGTGGGCAAGCGACTGGAGCATGCGCTGGTCAAGGGCATCACCACCTATATCGTCGAGGACACCGAGGAGTGCCGCCAGCAATGCGCGCGCCCTATCGAGGTCATCGAAGGCCCGCTGATGAGCGGCATGAACGTGGTCGGCGACCTGTTCGGTTCGGGCAAGATGTTCCTGCCCCAGGTGGTCAAGTCCGCCCGGGTGATGAAACAGGCGGTAGCCCACCTGATCCCCTTCATCGAGGCGGAGAAAGGCGACAAGCCCGAGGCCAAGGGCAAGATCCTCATGGCCACGGTCAAGGGCGACGTCCACGACATCGGCAAGAACATCGTCGGCGTGGTGCTGGGTTGCAACGGCTACGACATCGTCGATCTGGGTGTCATGGTCCCGGCGGAAAAGATCCTGCAGACCGCCATCGCCGAGAAGTGCGACATCATCGGCCTCTCCGGCCTGATCACCCCCTCGCTGGACGAGATGGTCCATGTCGCCAAGGAAATGCAGCGCCAGGGCTTCACCCTGCCGCTGATGATCGGCGGCGCCACCACCTCCAAGGCCCATACCGCGGTCAAGATCGAGCCGCAGTACAAGAACGATGCCGTGGTCTATGTCACCGACGCTTCCCGCGCGGTGGGCGTGGCTACCCAGCTGCTGTCCAAGGAACTCAAGGCCGGCTTCGTCGAGCGCACTCGCGCCGACTACGTCGAGGTGCGCGAGCGCACCGCCAATCGCAGCGCCCGCACCGAACGCCTCTCCTACGAAAAGGCCGTGGCCAACAAGCCGGCCTTCAACTGGCTCGGCTATAAGGCGCCCAAACCGACCTTTACCGGTGCCCGGGTGCTGGAAGACATCGACCTGGCGGTATTGGCCGAATACATCGACTGGACCCCCTTCTTCATCTCCTGGGACCTGGCCGGCAAGTACCCACGCATCCTCACCGATGAAGTGGTCGGCGAAGCGGCCACTGCGCTGTTCCACGACGCCCAGGCCATGCTCAGCAAGCTGATCGACGAGAAGCTGATCAAGGCGCGCGCCGTGTTCGGCTTCTGGCCGGCCAACCAGGTACGCGACGACGACCTGGAAGTCTATGGTGAAGACGGCCAACCCCTGGCCACCCTGCACCACCTGCGCCAGCAGACCATCAAGCCCCAGGGCAAGCCCAACCTGTCCCTGGCCGACTTCGTCGCGCCCAGGGAGAGCGGCGTCACCGACTACATGGGTGGCTTCATCGTCACCGCGGGCATCGGCGCCGAAGAGCTGGCCAAGGATTACGAGCGCAAGGGCGACGACTACAACTCGATCATGGTGAAAGCGCTGGCCGACCGCCTCGCCGAGGCCTGCGCCGAGTGGCTGCACGAACAGGTGCGCAAGGAACACTGGGGCTATGCCGCGGACGAGACCCTGGACAACGAGGCCTTGATCCGCGAGCAGTACAAGGGCATCCGCCCTGCCCCTGGCTACCCGGCCTGCCCCGATCACACCGAGAAGGCCACCCTCTTCAAGCTGCTGGATCCCGAGGCGAGCTTCAACGAGGCCGGTCGTAGTGGCGTCTTCCTCACCGAGCACTACGCCATGTTCCCGGCAGCAGCGG